GAACACTTCTTCCGCTCCGAAGCTGAAAAATAAGTAGCTCGGAGCAAGAACTACAACGCAATTTAGTGCACCTGTCACTCGAAAGGATAAAATCGGCAGGTAGCTGGAGCAGTATCTTGCAGCTATAGCAAACTATAATTGGAGCGCCCCCAGCTACGGGAAGACAATGTCTCTTGATATGATTTCTTCTATCCCGATGCAGGTACAGATTCTGCTTCTCCAGAGTGTGATCTATATGCCTCTGGCCGTGTGGAAGTGGTTGCGAATTGCAGATCCTGGGTGCAAAATTGGAGTTGTTGACAGGACCGGAACCACAAGGATGGTAGCACATGTAGCCTGGATGAATCTGGCATAGCTGCTCACTGTAACAGCCTTTGGCTACTGGTGGTCTCTGCAGGGGGTACTGGAACTGTTCAGGGCAGCACTGCAAGCTCGTGTAACCAACATTGCATCTTGGGATTTGAGAGGAGTTCCGACCTTGAAACGGCACAGAATTGCTTGGTGGGCATGCTCCAGAAAAGTGCCAGGGGTCGTTTCTGCGGTAACAACTCGGATCTTTCTGCCTCTGTTGTGCATGATTACTGTACATTGGCCTCTCATGTTCCTGTTGATGAGTTCCTCCTCCTTTAAGAAATTTGTCATTTCTAGTCTCCAATTTCAGAGCATATGATTTAATAAGTCGATCTCTCAATTCGTCCACCTTCCTCAACAGTTCGTCTTGGTTGTGTACCGATGGAGCCTTCTCCACTGGATGCGAATCTGAATCATACATAAACTCCTTGTTGCTGTAACTGCCACCGTTTTCGAAAGCAGCAGGAAGAACCTTTCTGTAGAAGTCCTTGTCTGACATCCGTTGGGATTGCGTAGAGGTTTGAGCTGTATGAAAGCTCTCTGAATTGAGGAGCTTCTCGTGTTCATTGTTTCCATTTATAATATCAGCTGGCAGTTCTTGATTCGACTCGACGCTGTTTTCCATCCTAGTTTTGGCTTGATCATCGTTGAATGACATGGTCCGGAACTTCCTCGAACGAAGTGGCAGTGGTACTTTGGGATTCATCTTGCCGACATCATCCGTTGTTATTTGTTCCCCACTAGAATCATCAAACTCGTAAGTATATTTTCGGatatgctggtggtggtggagttgATCATCCCGTCCCTCATAAGAAGAGACACTGCCTTCGTAGGTGTGGAAGGTTTTAGCACCTagtttttcttcctcctccaacTCAGGCATATCGTTGTCGTGATTGTTGGATAATTCCATGCTGCTGGGTATCTGCATCTCCTCCTCGTCCATAATTACTTGGGTATTACCAGTCTCCATTTGATCTCTTGAACAGGAATGGTCAGAGTCACGGCAAACGATATCCTGAGATTGTTCACTATCAGTCTGTGAACTTGGGCGATCGGAGTCACCAAAGAGGATATCCGGAGATAACAGAACGCCGTCAGCTGCTGGGCAATGAGTAGAAGAGTTTGCTGTATATCCTTGTGAGACATCAGGACTTGAGGATCCATCATTACCGTTGTCTACTTCTTCAGCATCAGACACTTGTTTCCTACCTCGACAATCAAGTTCGGCATTTGGTGAGGAAGTGTTATGCTTATTGGTTTCCTCCTCATTAAAACACCTCTTGGGATCGCTAATTGGACTTGTGAGGCATGGATTCGCAATTGTAGGAGTCAATTTGGTAgcttgagaaggagaagaagaattcTCCGATTCATTGGCGTGATCAGGAATTGAAGCTGCTGGTGGTTCATTTGGAATTTTAGCTGTGAGAAGAATGAGGAAAATTAGTAATTAAGAAACAAACAACGAAATTAAAATGGCTCTTGATAACCTCCATCGTATAGCTAGTAGAGTTAATTGATTGATTACCTCGGAGTGTTGCACCACATCCACCGCATTTGTACAAAGGAACATTGGGTAATTCGGGAAGAAGGCCACGACATTTGGGACATCGGACTAATCTGACTTTGCCACCAGGAGGTAGGGGAAGAGGATGAGTCGCCATGGTGGTCTAGTCTATTCTATTCTAGTTAATTGGTATCACAGCTCCAAATGATAACTGCAATCAAAGAAGTAAGATACTGTTGGTTCATGTTAAGCTATTATGTTATGTTATTTACAAAAACAAATTGATTTAAGAATGATGATGTATTTCTTAAGACCAAAGAAAACAAGTAGGAGATTAATTCTACTTATGAAATTGGTTGAGCAGAGTGATTGatgaatcaaaaaataaaaaacaaaaagatgactTACATTTGAACAAATGGctactgatgatgatgacgatcGACTACTCACTCTCTTTTCTCTGTTTTTCTTTGTATGAATTTTTAATGAATCCAATTTTttgagtattattattattattggtttcTCTGTGGTTATAGTTAAACCCTCCTCTGCAGGGAATGGAGAGAGATTTTATTTagaaggaggaagacgaagaagtcAGCGCGGAGAGAGATGATGAATGGGACTGGACTTGTTTCTGACGTGTTCGCGTTGAATTGTTCTTTCGTTTCCTGATTACAAGAAGAAAAACACGCTAACGAACCATTTAACTAAGAATAATAATTAAATTGGATTGGattgaagtaataataataataataataataattaagaatgTTTTGGTTTCGTTTGGTCCATGAAACATAGTAGCATATTTTCATTCCAGCATAATTAAATCAACTTAAGCATGGTGTAATTTGATTAGCAGTAATTAGTTATGCATCGATCCAGGTCCAATCAAGCTTGTTTAACTAACTATATAGATAGACACGGGGTTTGGTGGTGGGGATGATCGACCTCCTCCTCTACCGCCGTCCACAATATATACACGACACCGGCCAAACCCCACCTAGAATTAAATGGGTGGTCA
This DNA window, taken from Papaver somniferum cultivar HN1 chromosome 3, ASM357369v1, whole genome shotgun sequence, encodes the following:
- the LOC113357892 gene encoding protein ENHANCED DISEASE RESISTANCE 4-like; translated protein: MATHPLPLPPGGKVRLVRCPKCRGLLPELPNVPLYKCGGCGATLRAKIPNEPPAASIPDHANESENSSSPSQATKLTPTIANPCLTSPISDPKRCFNEEETNKHNTSSPNAELDCRGRKQVSDAEEVDNGNDGSSSPDVSQGYTANSSTHCPAADGVLLSPDILFGDSDRPSSQTDSEQSQDIVCRDSDHSCSRDQMETGNTQVIMDEEEMQIPSSMELSNNHDNDMPELEEEEKLGAKTFHTYEGSVSSYEGRDDQLHHHQHIRKYTYEFDDSSGEQITTDDVGKMNPKVPLPLRSRKFRTMSFNDDQAKTRMENSVESNQELPADIINGNNEHEKLLNSESFHTAQTSTQSQRMSDKDFYRKVLPAAFENGGSYSNKEFMYDSDSHPVEKAPSVHNQDELLRKVDELRDRLIKSYALKLETRNDKFLKGGGTHQQEHERPMYSNHAQQRQKDPSCYRRNDPWHFSGACPPSNSVPFQGRNSSQIPRCNVGYTSLQCCPEQFQYPLQRPPVAKGCYSEQLCQIHPGYMCYHPCGSGPVNNSNFAPRICNSQPLPHGQRHIDHTLEKQNLYLHRDRRNHIKRHCLPVAGGAPIIVCYSCKILLQLPADFILSSDRCTKLRCSSCSELLIFQLRSGRSVPFRPNPPTVPPPSEVDSRSNSTSRRSWDFSVSKENNRNRDESSVLDETSRTNSRRILLEKRLHGKEVQRTSGSPLHSLMGYPSPRRLLIKRSSDIDQER